The DNA region TTGCAGTGAAATAAGCTGGTTCATAACTTCTGAATAGTCTGACTAAGACTTCTAAATTACCACTTCAAACGCTTAAAACAGGAaagataaatgttttaaaatagaatCGCTATTTTCAAGTTAACCGTGGTCATTTATACCGTCTGTTATCTGCAAGCAATTATACTCTGAGTAATAACGTGTAATGCAACTATTCAAAATGATTTCAAGTTGTCCTCGtgttcaaaatgtgttattaaaatgcaataaaattgtCGCATCAACCATAAAGTATAGCTTCTTTAAAACCCAAGAACTGGATGAGGTGATTTGGCTGCTAACCAAAATCGTAATACACAGTTAAACAGAAAGGTTAGCATTACGCTGAACGCTTTTGCATATACCTTAACAGACTTTTGCTGTGTTTAATCACAGTGGTTCTCCCCCAGTACTGTAGGTGTGCTGTAATCACCTTCACTTTCTGGAGATAGAAGTATCTTCCTTTGAGTTGTGCCCATCTCTGTAAGAACCCGCCCCCATACTCTGAAATAAATACACTCCTCCCGCGCCACGCTCCCGGCCCCGCAGGAAAAACTGCTGTGCGGTGTTTGTGCCGAGGCCGCCGTTACTTTCGGGTAACGGAGCAGCAGACAAGCGCGGCCAGCGCGTGCTCACTCCCCGAGTCGCGGGGAAGCGCTCCCACCCCGCCCCCTCGCGGGGCCGCGCAGGCGCGGCAGGGCCTTGTGCGTCATCGCGCCGCGCGGTGACACCCGCCGGCTGTGGCGCGCACGAGGCAGCGGCGGCACatggagggcggcggcgggggacgcGGCCCTGGCCCGGCGCTGGCGCTCCGCGGAGCGCTGATGGCCgccagcggcggcggcaggctgCTGGCGGCCCGCTACAAGGAGCCCGGGTCAgtggcggggagcgggcgggcggggcgcgtgcggcggcgcggggcccggggcccAGGGCGGCTGGAAAGGGCGCGCCGGCCCGCCCGCCGGGCTGCTCTGCCGACCCCGGGGTCACCCGGCCCTTCTGGCCCCGCTGCCTCTCCCCGGCGTCTGTGGGTAGCGAGGAGCGGCACCTCTCGTCTCCCACCGGGCAGGGTTGCGGGGTAGCAGCGTCATGACGCTGATTGACTCATGGAACAAAGTCAGATTTGCTTGGTTTGTTGCATATTTACTGCACCTGCTTCAGTGTAAGGGCTTTCCTACCAGAACTGTTCAATTAGCGCCCGGGCTGAGGTGCTAAAAGCGTGTAGGACCCCgtatgcgtgtgcatgtgtgttttggGAGATCTGTGTATAGTTAAGTGCATGTTTTTAGACATTTTTAATGTATGTTTTCAATTACAGGCAATAttacttttcagctttttttgtcTTAGCAGTTTTTGGCACTATTGTACAACCGTCATATTGATGTCTTTTGGCTTGTGAGGTCAGTAAATACCAGAAGTCTAACTGTGTAAATGCTAGTGGCAAATATGTTGAGAAGCCTGACATAAGTAAAATATGTACAActtatgctgaaaaaaaaatgaatactttGCCAACAAATGACAATTTCTGTTTCACATGTGTGTACAATACAAGATTTTGAACTTTTACTGCTTCTGTAGCGCTTTAGAAGTGCTGTTGGCAGGGGATGGTCCTTAGAAGTAAGGGTCAGTTGGGCATATGACTGCATAATAACAGTGTGCTACAAAAGAGTTGATGCTTATCATGGTTAAATTAGTGTTTTTTCTAGTTCCAAtgtttttagtcttttttgtttgtttgttttgtttacagtgATGATAGCCTGTTCATGTATGATTGCATCAACGCAGAGAAGACGACCGTAGGAAATAAAGGGTGAGAGAATATGCGTAGACAATCTGCTGCTTTCCTACAGAGCATCTTCTGTTAGATCATCTAAGACAGTTagaaaagaacagaataaattCTGTGTTTACAAGGTTTCCTTCAGGTCTATTCTCTAAATCACAAGATTTCTAAAACTGAAACAATCTTTTCCTTAGTTTAAATTCAGCCGCTGGGAATTGTTTTACTTGTAGGCAGTCCTGCTGTTTTCCACTAAATTTGTTTCAAGATCTGCTAGCACAAACACTAGTACTTGTTTAAGCAGATAATGATGCAGGTTTAGGCCTTATTGTCAGCTTCCTTTTCTTGGTCTTTTTCTTTCCCGCCACAggagaacaaaaaaatctaaatattgcCCCCAACTATAAAACTATTAAATACTTCAAAAATGCTGGAACTGTTAGAAAAATTGTAATTAGCTCTAATCTTTCAGCTTTGCTTGAATTCTTTGTTCTTATGAATCTTCAATGTGTGATGAGACTTAGTATGGAGGTCCTTAGATACTACAACATGCAGAGATGAGCGATCTGGAAAGCAGGATGCCTGTCTCAATTTGAGTGCAGCAAAGTCCTGTGTCTGTCTAGTTTGGGTGCAGGACAAGCCCTGGCATGGTGCTTATGGTTCCAGTGTAGTCACTGCTACCACGAGGTCTTTGCACTGTGCTCCACTGTAAAGTGGAGACATGCCTTAAAAAGAACGCAGCTCTAAATTTAGTCTTGGATATTTAAATTCTAGCCTTTTAAGTTCAAAAAGACTGTTCACCTTATTTATAGCAGCTTCTATTTACAGTATAAAGCTGTGTAGTGAGACTACACTGTTTAAAACATCAGCTAATAATGTCTTCAACTGGAGGCCATGTAGCTTGGTATTCAAGAATGGTACCAAATTTGAGGAAGTGACTCATACGCTTGAgggagggctgccattcagagggaccttgacaacTTGGAGAagtgggctgtcaggaacctcatgaggttcaccAAAGgcaaagttctgcacctgggaTGGACTGACCTCATGCGAGGGAATGGGCTGAGGGTGGCCTGGATAGAAAATGATTCTGCAGAAAAGGACGTATGGGTTCGGACAAGTTGGTGATAAGTCAGCAGCATAccattgcagcaaagaaggctaaGGGCATACTGTGCTGTATTAGTAACAGTGTAGGTAGGAGGTCAAGCgaaattatttttcccttctatttGGCATTTGTGAGAccatatctggagtactgtgtccagtgttgGGCcctccagtacaagaaagatgttgataaactGGAACTAGTGCAGCAGAGGGCCACTGAAGTGGCCAGGGGGCTGGAATACATGATGTACGAAGAGAAGCTGAGAGAATAGGGCCTGTTCAACTTGGagggatggggaagaaaaaaaaaaaaacacctaaggaGAGATCTTATTGGTGTCTATAGCCATCTAGtagagggtgtaaagaagacggaCAGACACTTCTTGCACCTGCATAGGGTGATGATGAGATGCAAGGGACACAAGCTGCAACATGGGAAATTACAATTAGATACAAggaactttttcaccatgaggatgcTTAAACGTTGTAACTGTGCCCAAATGTGtcaaatctccatccttggagaaattTAAAATTTGATTGGGCAggacctgagcaacctgctctaatttGACCTGACGGGAGGGgagggttggattagatgatcgtCAGAAGTCCTTTCTGACCTAAATTATACTGTGATTCTTTCAAAGTTGTGCCTCTGTGAGTCTCACTGCAAAATTTGAACTCTGGCTTCTGAGagttgatttttcttcctgttagcTTCAATAGGTTCCGAGTTAGGCCTTTATGCCTCCAAAACACAGAATCACTTTAAAGACTTGCTACTAACCTCTAAGGAACAAGTACAATCCCTATACCTTTGCATTAATGTTCAAGCTGGCTTAACATTTTAAACCCAAATATAACTTCTAGCCTTGTACTTTGTTCTACATGTTCATTCTTGGTGGTAGTGTGAGAGTAACTTTCTCTTCTTAAGAATTTCAGTAACTCTGCTTCAGACTGTGAAcctgtttttccccttctctatATTAGACAGGGTGGACAACCAGCAGATAAAGGAAGTGATGACATCTTagcttttgccttctcctcatCAGGAAATTATTTTGCCTTGACAGATGACAACAAACATCTGATTCTGTTCCATACTAAGCCTTCATGGGAATGTGTTAGTGTCAGGTAAGAAAGCAGGATATTGCATGTCAGTTCATTATGGAGCTGTGGCTGGTAACTTAGAGCTATAAAATAGCAGTTCTTGGGATGCAGCCATTTGTTATTGctgtgcttcctttttttttttttttccccctctccttgtTCTTGTTCAAACAAGTCTAATGTTCTTGGGATTTCAAAGGTATCTGTCAAGAAGTTCTGTATGATATGTCACACACCAAGATTGGGAGTGCAGGCTTTTGTATCTTTGGCAAAGAAAAGGATAAATCTCTTTGCTTATTCCAAAAGTTAGTTATTTGCATCTTTAAGAACTGAGTCTTTACCTGTTCTTAGTGGATGTTAAGGTTGGGTCTTTTAAGAGCTATACTGAACAGTTTAGTGAGCGCATTGTCCAGTTCTGTTGATCTCTGATAGATTTGGAAATGAGGATATTTCAGGGAGCTTGTGAATCTGTTTTAAGAACATACCTTTAGAGATGCTGCCAACTGTTTTCCTTCTGTAGCGCTGTCCTCCTGAGAAAATAGTCTGTAGCTGTCCACCAGAGGTCCTTCATTTACAAGTTTTTCATTGCTGCTTGTGACAATTATCTGTATAAAAGAGGATCAGGAAGGACTTCCTGAGAAGATAACTCAGCATGTGAGCGAGGTCTCTGCTTCTGGTGGTCTCTGATGAATGTGAGGCTCTGGCAGTTTCTCTCAGCTTGGCTGTCTTTGGGGGGGTGCAGTGTGTGATGGACCTTGGGTAGGTTAACCAATGTCGTAGTGAGtaagcacttaaaaaaaccctcagaaatgGCAAGTTCTGCTCAGCTTAATTTTTAAGAACATTCTTTCCTTGTGATGAGAAGACTGTGGAGCCCATTGAGTTAAAAAGGGTGCCCTTTGTCTGCTACTGTACTAAAAAGAATTTCATGTAGTTTCAAATACTACTCTTTAACCAGACTCCCTGACAGTTTTGTGTCAGTACTATTTTTTCTCAATTGTAAAATACATGGCCACCTTTTTGCTGTGTTAGTGACTCggacaaaaaagtaaaataaaacaactcTCTGAGCACTGTTTTTTCGCTGGGGAAAGAGTTCTTTTCAATCACTTATGTTTGTCTTGCTTTTCGGAATGCATGGTACTGTCACTGGTAAGTTTATTCAGGTGATATAATACTCTGTGAACTTTGAATAATTTCTCTCCAGTGACCGGCTAATCCTTAGCTGTGGCAGTATGGGTCTGCTGTGCCTGATCTGGACTGACTGTGAATTTGTCCTCTTGTTTCTTCTCGCATTCTTTTTCCCCTGCTACTCTGCCCTGTTCTTCCTGCCTGTAAGATGCCTGTGGATAATGGTTTGACATTTTGGTTTTCTGCTAAAATGTTAGCTAGGACTACAGTTGGATTTTATGGGAATGTCACTGCCTCCTGTTAGAAAAATGGGAATACAAGCAAAAGGATCACTGCATTACAAAAGAAGTGCCAGAGTTGAGCTGCATAACTTGTTAATGGCAGTGTTTTGTGGCAAGCTGTATTAAAGGTTTCACACAGTGCTAGCTTTTGCAGTAAATTCATTTCAGTTGAGGGGAACTTCTGAATCTGTGCATAAGAGCAAAGGCAGTACAACCAAACCTGGAGTAAGAATTTTTCTTGTTGGCAAAATAACCTCTTTCAAAGTTGTTCTGTCTGAGCCTGTGACATCTTAATAGGCATCCATGTCCTGTTACGGTATCCATGTCTTGTTATGGTATTCCTTTATCAGTCACTAAAAAGCACTAGAATTTCTATTTATCTGTCTACATGAAGAGCAATATATATGTTCTTTCACCTTCAAAGGTCGCTGAATTTCAGCAGCAGGTGAATAGAAATGTCCATTTCTTATGAACTCTAGTATCTACAGTCCTATATAAACACACGTGAAGGGGTTTGGAAAAGCGGTGTTATAAACCTAAAAGTGTAACAGTAATAACAGTAGCTGTAATGGTGCAGAAACTTTCTCTACAGTAAATGATTAAAcctattttaaaacttgttttctgACACAGGGTCCTTATGTTTACCTGAAAAGTCATGAGAAAACCATTACCTGTAGCAATTGTAACTGTAAGATACTGTCAGATGATGTGGGGAAGGCAGAGTTTGAGTTCAGGGTTTTGTATGGACCAGATACACTGAGACTCTGTGCCTCTGTTAAAGTGCAAAAGAATGTGAGGAGGAAGAGTGCTTAAGGCTCACAAAGAAGGACTTCCTTTTACAGTACAAAGTAGCGGTTAGAGAAATGGTTTCAACACAGCTTTTTACATGTGTCATTGCAAAAGACTTTTTACTAAGAGAGTTCCCACCTTGCCTTCTTTTCCCAATGTGTTTAGCTTGTATTTTTGTTATGGAGAGTGCAAGGAAGTCTACCAGGCCTTGTTTAGAGAACTGGCCAGCTGCCTAGTCAAATGCTCCATTCAGAAAATACCTGAGCAAAATGTAGGCATGCAGTTTTAATGctgtcttcttctttctcccaCCCCCCAGGCATATGCAATTATTTAGTATATTCATTTAATAGGATTTAAAAGTCCTgttttctcccccctctcccaTCCACCCTCCCTTAGCATTATTGTCATTGCTGTCATTTCAGGGATGTGGCATACGATGAGAACTTCTTGGACAGTCTTTGTTGGTCTTTGTATTTAACTGGATCTGAGTCCAGACTTGCTGAAGTTGCCACGCGAAACTGCTCAAGCTGTGCCATTTTGCTTTCAGATCTGTGAATAGGAGATGTACTGCCCTGATTATTACAGCTGCTGAGGATAAGATTCTGGTTGCAGATAAATCTGGTGATGTCTATTCTTATTCAATAACGGAACCccaaacagaaggaaaacttGAACTGGGTCACTTGTCCCTGCTATTGGATGTGGTAAGTATGTGCCTCCATGCAGCCTCCATACAAACTTGCTTGCATACTTGTGTTTGGATTTTTCATTGTTGTCCCAGTCCCAACGTTGGGGTTtcttcccctccccgcccccgagATCTTCTAGTCCCCTTTGGTATAAACCAAGTAAATGACCTGTGTTTCTTTCTGCTGAGTCTGTGTCTGAACATGGAGTTTGGAAAGGAAACACATGGGTTGTCTGTTCTGGGAGTGTGATTGTTCAAAAATTCTGGGAATTTACCCAGTTCAGTCATGTCAGTTTAGCTCTTCAGTATGacaagtttctttctttttaagatgcAGTGGGATTTCTGCTGTACTCCTCCTGGAGTTCAGTGGCTTTCGTTGGACTCAGTAGTCAGTGCCGCTTGTCTTAGCGAGCAAGAAAGTTACTGTCACAAAGATTTGCTTCTACTGTAAGTGGAAATGTGTGGCTTAATGCTTACACCTGCCATTCAGAGTAGGGAGAAATGGGTAGtttactgctttctttttcctggtgaggaagaaaagcattaaaacaaatattcaggTACTGGGCGCTAAAACTCTGTCTTTACCAACAGGCGCTGAGTCCTGATGACCGGTATATCTTAACTGCGGATAGAGATGAGAAGATCAGGGTCAGTTTGGCTAAGGCTCCTCATAACATTGTATCCTACTGTCTGGGACACAAAGAGTAAGTTTACTGTGTGCAAATCTTCATTGTGCCTGGATGGATGAAGTACTTGTTTTCCCAAATCACATTAAGCAACAGCTAGACCTAGGTTACAGACTCCAGAGACTGGGGGTTGTTAGTTCAGGATAGAGCCTACCTTAGTCTTAAGAAGGACAAGTCTTTGTTGTTTGAGCAGACTGTACTCTAATGGCATCTTGATGCAAAGCTCAAGCTTGGAGGTAGTAGGGTAATACAGATAAAAAACCCAGCTGTATCAATAGGAAGAATGGAGCACTGCCTGCCTAGACATTAGACTGCAATGAGCTAGAGGCTACAGAATGATCTCATAAATTAGATTCTAGGAATCACGCTTCTTAATGTAGTTTCCTTGTCTTTCTAGTAGCTGAGAAAAAGAGACTTTTTGTGTTTTTCCTGAGGTTGGTTCTTTTGCTGTGGGCAACCACAGTTAGACAAATAGAAGGTGGAAGATGGATCATGGAGGACATTCCTACACGAGAATGTTGCTGTGGTGTGTTATTAAGTCTAGCAGGATGCAGGGTTCCCTCTGCTTTAAAAGGAAGggtgctttttcctttccttctcagtACAGTGATCTGAGGATGGGAAGGCAGCAAAACAATCTGCCAGCTATACTGATGTAATTCAGATCTGCTCTGACCTGCTAGGAGAACAGTAGTTTTTTTTGATATAAGAATAGGCAATGTCTTCTAGCTGGTATATTGATGCTCTCTTTTTAGTCTACAGAAGGGACtgtgttttcccttttcctctcagtAGTCCTCCCATGAGGAAGGAAAACTCAAATGGCAAATAGACTTTAAAAGAGTTTTTCCATCCATATTTTGCCTCTTAAAATGACTGTCAGTTGtggtatttttttaaagtcttttgaaTTTGCCTTCCATCTATATTTGTCTTGTGGGCTTTTGGAGACATTGTGttgttttttggtggggggggagaaGTTGGGTAGGAGGGGATTGTGCAAGGTTTTTGCTGCGGCCACTGCTACATTCTGAAGTCCACAGTGACAGGGTAGCAGAGAAGACATGACCCTGCATAGGGCAGAGAGCATGCATAATTCTGCTTGCCTGGCTGCTGGGTTATTTAGGGATTGCAGCACCACCCTTCAGGCACGTTCCTTCACAAAATGACACAACCTGGAGCGGTCAACTCACTATATCAGGGGCAAGGGTTAAAGTAAGACTGGGGAGCTTGAGATACAGGCAGCAACCCATTGAAACCTACCCAGCAAGGTGTTTTAATAAAGTCTTTAGGACAAAGATTAGTAAAATCATTTGGTAGCCTAACCTGTGTAGAGTTGGCATAGTTTAAAAGCAGCAGACTTCACATATTAAAGATCTAAGTAGCCTTTGATCAGATAGGTTTCTGTAGCATATTTACACAGCCATGTCTGATCTCTCTGCCTACTGTGTACACAGTTGTACTTTCTAATGAATATAGAACTTGATGTTCAGAAAAACACTTTTAAACAGGGGCTGTTGTGCCCACACAAAGAGTTCGTTAGTGGTTGCACAATGGGAAGGCACTTAGTGTAAATTggtttaaatgtatttaaaaattcaatATTTAAATAAGGAATGAATAAGTAAAGGAGTATATAAAGCAGCTGTAATTGTTCTGTCTTGTTTCACACTCCTGGGTTTTCCTCATTTAATGGTGTGCTTGATGATTCTTGTTGAATCTGTTATGGTTGTATGCACCTGCCATTTCTGCTTTGTCATGGGAGCTTGTATTACAATGaccaaatcttttcctttttttttttttttttttttttttaaaggccttaAAGTTACGCCCATTTTCAGAAGCAAGACTGCCCACTCAGATAATGTTCTAGTCAGGCTACTACATTTTATGTTGCTGAGCTCCAAAATAATAAGAAATTCCAGAAGTTCAGGTCCTTCTTGCTCCGCAAAGACAAGTCATCGTAGACATAGCAATATTACATACTTCTG from Apteryx mantelli isolate bAptMan1 chromosome 1, bAptMan1.hap1, whole genome shotgun sequence includes:
- the WDR4 gene encoding tRNA (guanine-N(7)-)-methyltransferase non-catalytic subunit WDR4 isoform X3; translated protein: MEGGGGGRGPGPALALRGALMAASGGGRLLAARYKEPGDDSLFMYDCINAEKTTVGNKGQGGQPADKGSDDILAFAFSSSGNYFALTDDNKHLILFHTKPSWECVSVRSVNRRCTALIITAAEDKILVADKSGDVYSYSITEPQTEGKLELGHLSLLLDVALSPDDRYILTADRDEKIRVSLAKAPHNIVSYCLGHKEFVSKIFVIPDYPDLLLSASGDCTVRLWEYRSGKEVYCCHLSSVSEPEATKTDQPVTDDKGLQKMSKYLHDNWTVFEGFVGAESHYSSLYKASFDNMATYLQRKEERLQQQKKKRKDLQHGSNGQTKKIKTEESSL